One Chaetodon trifascialis isolate fChaTrf1 chromosome 12, fChaTrf1.hap1, whole genome shotgun sequence DNA window includes the following coding sequences:
- the LOC139340553 gene encoding solute carrier family 35 member F5-like isoform X1 codes for MEWVYIMNRVSSQGSSAAQRRRMALGVVILLLVDVIWVASSELTSYIFKRQEYNKPFFSTFAKTSMFVLYLLGFLLWRPWRQQCTGTLKRRHSAFFADAEAYFAPCTTDTTVNNCLSEPLYVPVKFQDVPAEPSNCLIGDCESSASKKQRVRFSNIMEVRQLPSTQALEAKLSRMSYPAAKDHEAMLRTVGKLTITDVAKISFFFCFVWFLANLSYQEALSDTQVAIVNILSSTSGLFTLILAAIFPSNSSDRFTLSKLLAVALSMGGVALVSFSSMDNPDEKGAVGSLWSLAGAMLYAVYIVMIKRRVDREDKLDIPMFFGFVGLFNLLLLWPGFLLLHYTGFEAFELPSQLVWTYILINGLIGTVLSEFLWLWGCFLTSSLIGTLALSLTIPLSIMADICMQKVRFSWLFFAGAVPVFLSFFIATLLCHYNNWDPVLVGLRRVYVFICRKQRIHRLPEDSEQCESLIPLHTISPNEGSFCS; via the exons ATGGAGTGGGTTTACATCATGAACCGGGTGAGCTCTCAGGGAAGCTCTGCAGCCCAGCGGAGGCGGATGGCCCTGGGTGTGGTGATCCTCCTGCTGGTGGATGTCATCTGGGTGGCCTCCTCTGAGCTAACCTCA TACATTTTCAAGCGACAGGAGTACAACAAACCCTTCTTCAGCACGTTCGCCAAGACCtccatgtttgtgctgtatttgCTGGGCTTCCTGCTGTGGCGGCCCTGGAGGCAGCAGTGCACTGGCACTCTGAAACGCCGGCACTCTGCGTTT TTCGCTGATGCCGAGGCCTACTTCGCACCCTGCACCACTGACACCACTGTGAACAACTGTTTG AGTGAACCACTGTATGTTCCAGTGAAGTTCCAGGATGTACCTGCTGAGCCGTCAAACTGTTTAATCGGAGACTGTGAATCTT CAGCTTCCAAAAAGCAGCGGGTGCGTTTCAGTAATATCATGGAGGTGCGTCAGCTGCCTTCCACTCAAGCCCTGGAGGCCAAACTGTCCCGCATGTCCTACCCAGCTGCCAAGGACCATGAGGCCATGCTGCGCACGGTGGGCAAGCTAACGATCACAGACGTGGCCAAaatcagcttcttcttctgctttgtg TGGTTCCTGGCTAACTTGTCCTATCAGGAAGCCCTGTCCGACACGCAGGTCGCTATCGTCAACATCCTGTCATCCACCTCAG gCCTGTTTACGCTCATCTTAGCGGCCATATTTCCCAGCAACAGCAGCGACCGTTTCACCTTGTCCAAGCTGTTAGCTGTGGCTCTGAG CATGGGAGGTGTTGCCCTCGTGAGCTTCTCCAGCATGGACAACCCCGATGAGAAAGGCGCCGTAG GCTCTTTGTGGTCACTGGCTGGGGCGATGCTGTACGCCGTCTACATCGTGATGATCAAGAGACGAGTGGATCGGGAGGACAAGCTTGACATTCCCATGTTCTTTG ggTTTGTGGGTCTgttcaacctgctgctgctgtggccgggcttcctcctgctccactACACGGGCTTCGAGGCCTTTGAGCTTCCCAGCCAGCTGGTGTGGACGTACATCCTCATTAACGGCCTCATCGGAACCGTTCTCTCAGAGTTCCTGTGGCTCTG GGGCTGTTTCCTCACATCGTCTCTAATTGGGACTCTGGCATTGAGCCTCACCATCCCACTCTCTATTATGGCAGATATTTGCATGCAGAAG GTACGGTTCTCGTGGCTGTTCTTCGCCGGGGCGGTCcccgtcttcctctccttcttcatcGCCACGCTCCTGTGCCACTACAACAACTGGGACCCCGTCCTGGTGGGGCTGAGGAGAGTATACGTCTTCATCTGTAGGAAACAGCGCATCCACAG GCTGCCAGAAGACAGCGAGCAGTGCGAAAGCCTTATCCCTCTGCACACCATCTCCCCCAACGAAGGAAGCTTCTGCTCGTGA
- the sympk gene encoding symplekin has product MEPSSEEGDTPHVIDMTTSERVVDLLNQAALIPADEKLTVLKQVQELIINKDPSLLDNFLDEIIAFQTDKSMEVRKFVIGFIEEACKRDNELLLRLIANLNMLLRDDSVNVVKKAILTLSQLYKVTLQWLVRSKAVSERQEACWDLVTQMKGDVLALLDSENDGVRTHAIKFTESLIITLSPRTSDSDVPKRQEGDISLDKVPKDHSYIRYDVLCEEGKTALERLLKFMVHPAISSINLTTALGSLATIARQRPMFMSEVVQAYETLHANLPPTLAKSQVSSVRKNLKLHLVAVLKHPCSLEFQGQISTLLLDLGMPQSEITRSTPAPREQRKRPRHEQYTEGKKVKMEPALIEDDEDKEEPVPLSVPKPAAVPVAQSAIDLTAEFLHPLLNPENVANLVLISMVYLPDVMPASFQATYTPVESAGTDAQIKHLARLMATQMTAAGIGPGLEQCKARQDDAGKEEDNEEDSGTRDQLIKRKVPAVMMGQAISVVGGYSEKSQSATVKRLPEPILPTVQTKMAGASGRKKVFRLSDVVQPLSDSQIENLTSKAVKRILHSEKAIAQSGMSHVRVKLLSRLVTQFEGMMKEDVLEFILDDIRTRSDLAFSLLFQEYNSYLSQLPSGLLDSYDHCLYTLLSGLQEKPEQRDGLFTKLVLEAPVITESALEVIRRYCEDESRVYLGMTTLKELIVKRPSRQFQYLHVLLDLSSHEKEKVRTTALAFLKRMYEKDQLRDYIEKFALNYMQLLVHPNPPSLLFGADKDTEVAAPWTEETVRQCLFLYLSLLPLNHRLVHELASVYTEAIADIKRSVLRAIEQPIRGMGMNSPELLLLVENCPKGAETLVTRCLHILTDKVPPSPELVERVRDLYHKRVPDVRFLIPVINGLEKNEVIQALPKLIKLNPIVVKEVFNRLLGTQHSEGSSTVSPLTPGDLLIALHNIDSTKCDMKSIIKATNLCFGEKNVYTSEVLAVVMQQLMEQSPLPMLLMRTVIQSLTMYPRLGGFVMNILSRLIVKQVWKYPKVWEGFVKCCQRTKPQSYSVLLQLPPAQLTSVFERCPEMREPLLQHVQSFTPNQQAHIPASIMSVLEGDKKPEPKPVEPVMEKKVEPVPAPAEEEAPTEEETPVQQHPAEMNDDEEPIEQEESNPVIQEEGDAVPQVDLTRDDETPSPQAEPAEEPMEVTEPEPSDLQEPVKDAEADVTGPEAGSSGEDAE; this is encoded by the exons ATGGAGCCTTCCTCCGAGGAGGGGGACACTCCCCATGTCATCGATATGACCACCAGTGAGAGG GTGGTGGATCTTCTGAATCAGGCTGCCCTGATACCTGCAGACGAAAAGCTAACGGTGCTCAAACAG gtCCAGGAGCTCATCATCAATAAGGATCCTTCTCTTCTTGACAATTTCTTGGAT GAGATTATCGCTTTTCAGACTGACAAATCTATGGAAGTGAGAAAGTTTGTCATTGGCTTCATAGAGGAAGCCTG TAAAAGGGACAATGAGCTCCTTCTCAGACTGATCGCCAATCTGAACATGTTGCTGAGGGATGACAGCGTGAACGTGGTGAAGAAGGCCATCCTCACCCTCAGCCAGCTGTACAAAGTTACTCTGCAG TGGTTGGTGCGCTCTAAAGCCGTATCCGAGAGGCAGGAGGCATGCTGGGATCTGGTCACACAGATGAAAGGCGATGTTCTGGCCTTGCTGGACTCCGAAAACGACGGCGTTCGCACTCACGCTATCAAGTTCACAgaatcattaatcatcactCTGTCGCCGCGGACGTCAGACTCCGACGTCCCCAAGCGACAGGAGGGGGACATCAGCCTGGACAAAGTTCCCAAAGATCACTCGTACATTCGTTACG ACGTTTTGTGCGAGGAGGGAAAGACTGCACTGGAGAGGCTGCTGAAGTTCATGGTCCATCCGGCCATTTCCAGCATTAACCTCACCACGGCGCTCGGCTCCCTGGCCACCATCGCCCGTCAGAGGCCGATGTTCATGTCAGAGGTGGTGCAGGCCTATGAGACGCTGCATG CAAACCTGCCGCCCACTCTGGCCAAGTCTCAGGTCAGCAGCGTGCGGAAGAACCTGAAGCTGCACTTGGTGGCGGTCCTCAAGCATCCCTGCAGCCTGGAGTTCCAGGGTCAGATCAGCACTCTGCTGCTGGACCTGGGAATGCCCCAGAGCGAGATAACCCGCTCCACACCTGCGCCACGGGAGCAGCGCAAAAGGCCTCGCCACGAGCAATACACGGAGGGGAAGAAGGTCAAGATGG AGCCTGCCCTGATTGAAGATGATGAGGATAAAGAGGAGCCGGTCCCTCTCTCGGTCCCAAAGCCAGCTGCTGTTCCGGTAGCGCAGTCCGCCATTGACCTCACGGCCGAGTTCCTGCACCCGCTGCTCAACCCCGAGAACGTGGCCAACCTG GTGCTCATCAGCATGGTGTACCTGCCTGACGTCATGCCAGCATCCTTCCAGGCCACATACACACCTGTAGAGTCAGCAGGCACCGATGCGCAAATTAAACATCTGGCCAGGCTGATGGCCACGCAGATGACTGCAGCTGGAATCGGTCCAG GACTGGAGCAGTGCAAAGCCAGGCAAGACGACGCAGGCAAAGAAGAAGACAACGAGGAGGACTCTGGCACAAGAGATCAGCTCATCAAGCGCAAAGTTCCAGCTGTGATGATGGGACAAGCCATCTCTGTGGTGGGAGGCTACAGCGAAAAGTCTCAGTCCGCCACAGTGAAGAGGCTCCCTGAACCCATCCTCCCCACGGTGCAAACCAA GATGGCGGGGGCGAGCGGGAGGAAGAAAGTGTTTCGATTGTCAGACGTCGTCCAGCCTTTGTCAGACAGCCAGATCGAGAATTTAACCTCCAAAGCCGTCAAACGCATCCTGCATTCAGAGAAGGCGATTGCTCAAAGCGGCATGTCCCAT GTCAGAGTGAAGCTCCTCTCCAGGCTCGTGACGCAGTTCGAAGGGATGATGAAGGAAGACGTGCTTGAATTTATCCTGGATGACATCAGGACAAGGAGCGACCTggctttttctctccttttccaaGAGTACAACAGTTACCTCAGCCAGCTGCCCTCTGGGCTGCTGGACAGCTACGACCACTGTCTGTACACGCTGCTGTCGGGCCTGCAGGAGAAGCCCGAGCAGCGGGACGG ACTTTTCACCAAACTGGTCCTGGAGGCTCCCGTTATAACAGAGTCAGCGTTGGAAGTGATACGCCGTTACTGCGAGGATGAG TCTCGGGTGTATTTGGGCATGACGACGCTGAAGGAGCTCATCGTCAAACGGCCCTCGAGGCAGTTTCAGTACCTGCACGTGCTTCTGGACCTCAGCTCACATGAAAAAGAGAAG GTGCGGACCACCGCGTTGGCCTTTCTCAAGCGCATGTATGAGAAAGACCAGCTCAGGGACTACATCGAGAAGTTTGCCCTGAACTACATGCAGCTTCTGGTCCACCCCAACCCTCCGTCTCTACTCTTTGGGGCCGACAAAGACACAG AGGTGGCTGCCCCCTGGACTGAAGAGACCGTGAGACAGTGTCTGTTCCTCTACCTGTCCCTGCTGCCTCTGAACCACCGGCTGGTCCACGAGCTGGCGTCCGTCTACACGGAGGCCATTGCGGACATCAAGCGCAGCGTGCTTCGAGCCATAGAGCAGCCT ATCCGTGGGATGGGCATGAActctcctgagctgctgctcttgGTTGAAAACTGTCCTAAAGGAGCAGAGACTCTGGTCACTCGCTGTCTGCACATTCTGACAGATAAGG TGCCTCCATCTCCAGAGCTggtggagagagtgagagacctTTACCACAAGCGAGTGCCGGACGTTCGCTTCCTAATCCCAGTCATAAACGGCCTTGAAAAG AACGAAGTCATCCAGGCTCTGCCCAAGCTTATCAAACTCAACCCGATTGTCGTGAAGGAGGTGTTCAACCGTCTTCTAGGCACTCAGCACA GTGAGGGAAGTTCAACTGTGTCGCCTCTCACGCCAGGAGACCTGCTGATAGCCTTACACAACATCGACTCGACCAAATGTGACATGAAGTCCATCATAAAAG CTACCAACCTGTGCTTTGGGGAGAAGAACGTGTACACATCGGAGGTTTTGGCCGTGGtgatgcagcagctgatggagcaGAGTCCCCTCCCCATGCTGCTCATGCGCACCGTCATCCAGTCCCTCACCATGTATCCCCGCCTGGGAGGCTTTGTCATGAACATCCTGTCCCGCCTCATCGTCAAGCAG GTGTGGAAGTATCCTAAGGTGTGGGAGGGATTTGTGAAGTGCTGCCAGAGGACGAAGCCTCAGTCGTACAGcgttctcctgcagctgccgCCGGCACAGCTGACCAGCGTGTTTGAACGCTGCCCAGAGATGAGAGAGCCTCTTCTGCAGCACGTCCAGTCCTTCACTCCCAATCAG CAAGCTCACATACCAGCCTCCATCATGTCGGTGCTGGAAGGAGATAAAAAACCAGAACCAAAACCTGTGGAGCCTGTCATGGAGAAAAAG GTGGAACCAGTTCCTGCCCCGGCTGAAGAAGAGGCTCCCACTGAGGAAGAGACGCCAGTCCAGCAACATCCAGCCGAGATGAACGATGACGAGGAACCAATAGAGCAAGAAGAGTCTAATCCGGTGATACAGGAGGAAGGTGACGCTGTCCCCCAG gTGGACTTGACAAGAGACGACGAGACACCATCACCTCAAGCAGAGCCAGCTGAAGAACCGATGGAGGTGACCGAGCCTGAGCCTTCAGACCTCCAGGAGCCAGTAAAGGATGCTGAGGCTGACGTCACAGGACCAGAGGCTGGAAGCAGCGGCGAAGATGCAGAATGA
- the LOC139340553 gene encoding solute carrier family 35 member F5-like isoform X2 encodes MEWVYIMNRVSSQGSSAAQRRRMALGVVILLLVDVIWVASSELTSYIFKRQEYNKPFFSTFAKTSMFVLYLLGFLLWRPWRQQCTGTLKRRHSAFFADAEAYFAPCTTDTTVNNCLSEPLYVPVKFQDVPAEPSNCLIGDCESSSKKQRVRFSNIMEVRQLPSTQALEAKLSRMSYPAAKDHEAMLRTVGKLTITDVAKISFFFCFVWFLANLSYQEALSDTQVAIVNILSSTSGLFTLILAAIFPSNSSDRFTLSKLLAVALSMGGVALVSFSSMDNPDEKGAVGSLWSLAGAMLYAVYIVMIKRRVDREDKLDIPMFFGFVGLFNLLLLWPGFLLLHYTGFEAFELPSQLVWTYILINGLIGTVLSEFLWLWGCFLTSSLIGTLALSLTIPLSIMADICMQKVRFSWLFFAGAVPVFLSFFIATLLCHYNNWDPVLVGLRRVYVFICRKQRIHRLPEDSEQCESLIPLHTISPNEGSFCS; translated from the exons ATGGAGTGGGTTTACATCATGAACCGGGTGAGCTCTCAGGGAAGCTCTGCAGCCCAGCGGAGGCGGATGGCCCTGGGTGTGGTGATCCTCCTGCTGGTGGATGTCATCTGGGTGGCCTCCTCTGAGCTAACCTCA TACATTTTCAAGCGACAGGAGTACAACAAACCCTTCTTCAGCACGTTCGCCAAGACCtccatgtttgtgctgtatttgCTGGGCTTCCTGCTGTGGCGGCCCTGGAGGCAGCAGTGCACTGGCACTCTGAAACGCCGGCACTCTGCGTTT TTCGCTGATGCCGAGGCCTACTTCGCACCCTGCACCACTGACACCACTGTGAACAACTGTTTG AGTGAACCACTGTATGTTCCAGTGAAGTTCCAGGATGTACCTGCTGAGCCGTCAAACTGTTTAATCGGAGACTGTGAATCTT CTTCCAAAAAGCAGCGGGTGCGTTTCAGTAATATCATGGAGGTGCGTCAGCTGCCTTCCACTCAAGCCCTGGAGGCCAAACTGTCCCGCATGTCCTACCCAGCTGCCAAGGACCATGAGGCCATGCTGCGCACGGTGGGCAAGCTAACGATCACAGACGTGGCCAAaatcagcttcttcttctgctttgtg TGGTTCCTGGCTAACTTGTCCTATCAGGAAGCCCTGTCCGACACGCAGGTCGCTATCGTCAACATCCTGTCATCCACCTCAG gCCTGTTTACGCTCATCTTAGCGGCCATATTTCCCAGCAACAGCAGCGACCGTTTCACCTTGTCCAAGCTGTTAGCTGTGGCTCTGAG CATGGGAGGTGTTGCCCTCGTGAGCTTCTCCAGCATGGACAACCCCGATGAGAAAGGCGCCGTAG GCTCTTTGTGGTCACTGGCTGGGGCGATGCTGTACGCCGTCTACATCGTGATGATCAAGAGACGAGTGGATCGGGAGGACAAGCTTGACATTCCCATGTTCTTTG ggTTTGTGGGTCTgttcaacctgctgctgctgtggccgggcttcctcctgctccactACACGGGCTTCGAGGCCTTTGAGCTTCCCAGCCAGCTGGTGTGGACGTACATCCTCATTAACGGCCTCATCGGAACCGTTCTCTCAGAGTTCCTGTGGCTCTG GGGCTGTTTCCTCACATCGTCTCTAATTGGGACTCTGGCATTGAGCCTCACCATCCCACTCTCTATTATGGCAGATATTTGCATGCAGAAG GTACGGTTCTCGTGGCTGTTCTTCGCCGGGGCGGTCcccgtcttcctctccttcttcatcGCCACGCTCCTGTGCCACTACAACAACTGGGACCCCGTCCTGGTGGGGCTGAGGAGAGTATACGTCTTCATCTGTAGGAAACAGCGCATCCACAG GCTGCCAGAAGACAGCGAGCAGTGCGAAAGCCTTATCCCTCTGCACACCATCTCCCCCAACGAAGGAAGCTTCTGCTCGTGA